A section of the Gloeobacter violaceus PCC 7421 genome encodes:
- a CDS encoding sulfate/molybdate ABC transporter ATP-binding protein — protein sequence MSILIDNVSKNFGDFQAVADIRLEIQPGNLVALLGPSGCGKSTLLRLIAGLELPDSGQIWLEGQDATRQRLQERNIGFVFQHYALFKHLTVAQNIAFGLEVRKTPKAQIKARVEELLELVQLAGYGGRYPAQLSGGQRQRVALARALAVEPRVLLLDEPFGALDARVRKDLRAWLRRLHDEVHVTTIFVTHDPEEALEVSDTIVVMNKGRVEQVGSPVEIYDHPESAFVMSFLGQVNTLPNSPELFPQLSEAVREVLVRPHDLSLSVQAGGPALAARVERLMYLGWQVQAELVLEAGQPLIVQLSREQADRLQLRPDQPVYVQVRNPKIFPAVAADKQLAEAAA from the coding sequence GTGTCGATACTTATCGATAATGTTTCCAAGAACTTCGGTGATTTTCAGGCGGTAGCCGACATTCGCCTGGAGATCCAGCCCGGCAACCTGGTGGCTCTTTTGGGGCCTTCCGGCTGCGGCAAATCGACGCTGCTGCGCCTGATCGCCGGGCTCGAACTGCCCGACAGCGGCCAAATCTGGTTGGAGGGGCAGGACGCCACCCGCCAGCGGCTGCAGGAGCGCAATATCGGTTTTGTCTTTCAGCACTACGCGCTTTTCAAGCACCTGACCGTCGCCCAGAACATCGCCTTTGGCCTGGAGGTGCGCAAGACGCCCAAGGCCCAGATCAAAGCCCGTGTCGAAGAGCTGCTCGAATTGGTGCAACTGGCGGGCTACGGCGGTCGCTACCCGGCCCAACTCTCCGGTGGCCAGCGCCAGCGGGTGGCCCTCGCACGCGCCCTGGCTGTCGAACCGCGGGTGCTGCTCCTCGATGAGCCCTTCGGTGCCCTCGACGCCAGGGTGCGCAAAGACTTGAGAGCCTGGCTGCGTCGTCTGCACGACGAAGTGCACGTCACGACCATCTTTGTCACCCACGACCCCGAAGAAGCGCTCGAAGTCTCCGACACGATCGTGGTCATGAACAAGGGCCGTGTCGAGCAGGTGGGTTCGCCGGTCGAGATTTACGACCATCCGGAGAGTGCTTTTGTGATGAGCTTTTTGGGGCAGGTCAATACCTTGCCCAACAGCCCGGAACTGTTCCCGCAACTGAGCGAGGCGGTCCGCGAGGTGCTGGTGCGCCCCCACGATCTGAGCTTGAGCGTCCAGGCGGGCGGACCCGCCCTAGCTGCCCGCGTCGAGCGGCTGATGTACCTCGGCTGGCAGGTCCAGGCCGAATTGGTGCTGGAGGCAGGCCAGCCGCTGATCGTCCAGCTCAGCCGCGAGCAGGCGGACCGCCTGCAGTTGCGTCCCGACCAGCCCGTCTACGTACAGGTGCGCAATCCGAAGATCTTCCCGGCGGTCGCAGCCGACAAACAACTGGCCGAAGCCGCCGCCTAG
- a CDS encoding sulfate ABC transporter substrate-binding protein, producing MVLVFNRAWLSRALVSLVVPVFAAAALVGSPAAAQTPKEVALLNVSYDPTRELYKDFNEVFAAYWKKKTGQSVTVKQSHGGSGKQARSVIDGLEADVVTLALAYDIDALADRAQLIPDDWQKRLPNNSTPYTSTIVFLVRKGNPKKIIDWNDLVRPDIAVITPNPKTSGGARWNYLAAWAYAAKQNKGDEAKTRDFVARLFKNVPVLDSGARGSTTTFVQRGIGDVLLSWENEAYLAVNELGADKVEIVTPSLSILAEPPVTWVDKVTDKRKTSEVAKAYLEYLYSPMGQDLAGKHYYRPREAAAAKKYAKTFGKVNLVTIDKEFGGWEKTQKKHFDDGGIFDQIYKPK from the coding sequence ATGGTCCTTGTGTTCAATCGGGCCTGGCTTTCGCGCGCCCTGGTTTCCCTCGTCGTTCCTGTGTTTGCAGCGGCGGCGCTGGTCGGGTCTCCGGCCGCCGCTCAGACTCCCAAGGAAGTGGCCCTGCTCAATGTGTCCTACGACCCAACCCGCGAGCTGTACAAAGATTTCAACGAAGTGTTCGCGGCCTACTGGAAGAAGAAGACCGGCCAGAGCGTCACCGTCAAGCAGTCCCACGGCGGCTCCGGCAAGCAGGCCCGCTCGGTGATCGACGGGCTGGAGGCGGATGTGGTCACCCTCGCCCTCGCCTACGATATTGACGCCCTCGCGGACAGAGCCCAGCTCATCCCCGACGACTGGCAAAAGCGCCTGCCCAACAACAGCACCCCCTACACCTCGACCATCGTGTTTTTGGTGCGCAAGGGCAATCCCAAGAAGATCATCGACTGGAACGACCTGGTGCGGCCGGATATCGCCGTGATCACTCCCAACCCCAAGACCTCCGGCGGGGCGCGCTGGAACTACCTGGCCGCCTGGGCCTATGCCGCCAAGCAGAACAAAGGCGACGAGGCCAAGACCCGCGATTTTGTGGCCCGCCTGTTCAAGAACGTGCCGGTGCTCGACTCGGGCGCCAGGGGTTCGACCACGACTTTCGTGCAGCGCGGCATCGGCGATGTGCTGCTCTCCTGGGAAAACGAAGCCTACCTGGCGGTCAACGAACTGGGTGCCGATAAAGTCGAGATTGTCACCCCTTCGCTCAGCATCCTGGCCGAGCCGCCCGTCACCTGGGTCGATAAAGTCACCGACAAGCGCAAGACCTCCGAAGTCGCCAAAGCCTATCTGGAGTATCTCTACAGTCCCATGGGCCAGGATCTGGCCGGCAAGCACTATTACCGTCCCCGCGAGGCCGCCGCGGCCAAAAAGTACGCCAAGACCTTCGGCAAGGTCAACCTGGTCACCATCGACAAGGAATTCGGCGGCTGGGAGAAAACCCAGAAAAAGCACTTCGACGACGGCGGCATCTTCGATCAGATCTACAAGCCCAAGTAA
- the cysT gene encoding sulfate ABC transporter permease subunit CysT has protein sequence MTLLAFKKHSVLPGFGLSLGYTVFYLSMIVLIPLSALFFKSATMGWAQFWTTVTDPRVVAAYQLTFGASLVAALINAVFGLLVAWVLVRYTFPGKRILDALVDLPFALPTAVAGIALTSLYAPNGWIGQYLDPLGIKVAFTPIGIIIALTFIGFPFVVRTVQPVLQDLELESEEAAACLGASRLQTFLTVILPTLMPSLLTGFTLAFARALGEYGSVVFISGNMPGKTEIASLLIITKLEQYDYAGATAIAVVMLVAAFVLLFAINLIQRWSSRFAAR, from the coding sequence ATGACCCTACTGGCATTCAAAAAGCACAGCGTCCTGCCCGGCTTCGGGCTCAGTCTGGGGTACACCGTCTTCTACCTCAGCATGATTGTCTTGATTCCCTTGTCGGCTCTGTTTTTCAAATCGGCGACGATGGGCTGGGCACAGTTCTGGACGACAGTCACCGACCCACGGGTGGTCGCCGCCTACCAGCTCACCTTCGGCGCTTCGCTGGTGGCCGCCCTCATCAACGCCGTCTTCGGGCTGTTGGTGGCCTGGGTGCTGGTGCGCTACACCTTTCCGGGCAAGCGCATCCTCGACGCGCTGGTGGATCTGCCCTTTGCGCTGCCCACCGCCGTGGCCGGTATCGCCCTGACCAGCCTCTACGCCCCGAACGGCTGGATCGGGCAGTACCTCGACCCGCTCGGGATCAAAGTCGCCTTTACCCCGATCGGCATCATTATTGCGCTGACGTTTATCGGGTTTCCGTTTGTCGTGCGCACGGTGCAACCGGTGCTGCAGGATCTGGAGCTTGAGAGCGAGGAAGCCGCTGCCTGCCTGGGGGCAAGCCGCCTGCAGACGTTTCTCACCGTCATCCTGCCCACGCTGATGCCGTCGCTGCTGACGGGCTTTACGCTGGCCTTTGCCCGCGCCCTGGGCGAGTACGGTTCGGTGGTCTTCATCTCGGGCAACATGCCCGGCAAGACTGAAATCGCCTCGCTGCTCATCATCACCAAGCTCGAACAGTACGACTACGCTGGGGCCACGGCCATCGCCGTGGTGATGCTGGTGGCGGCCTTCGTACTGCTCTTTGCCATCAATTTGATCCAGCGCTGGAGCAGCCGCTTCGCCGCCCGCTAA
- the cysW gene encoding sulfate ABC transporter permease subunit CysW, which yields MVAVIEKRPQRREFWERATTEPAWLRWVLVAVALAFCGLFLVVPLVAVFAQALEKGWGLYLASFADADALTAIQLTLLVSAIAVPVNLVFGVAAAWAIAKFDFKGKNFLTTLVDLPFSVSPVVSGLIFVLLFGAQGWFGPWLSANDFKIIFAVPGIVLATVFVTFPFIARELIPLMQEQGTEQEETALVLGASGWQAFWRVTLPNIKWALLYGVILCNARAMGEFGAVSVVSGHIRGQTNTMPLHVEILYNEYNFVGAFAVASLLALLALVTLVLKSLVEWKSAHPTER from the coding sequence ATGGTTGCTGTCATCGAAAAACGCCCGCAAAGGCGGGAATTCTGGGAGCGAGCCACTACCGAACCTGCCTGGCTGCGCTGGGTGCTGGTTGCAGTGGCGCTCGCCTTCTGCGGATTGTTCCTGGTGGTACCGCTGGTGGCGGTCTTTGCCCAGGCCCTCGAAAAAGGTTGGGGACTGTATCTGGCTTCCTTCGCCGACGCCGACGCCCTGACGGCCATTCAACTGACGCTCCTGGTCAGCGCCATCGCCGTGCCCGTCAACCTGGTCTTCGGTGTCGCCGCCGCCTGGGCGATTGCCAAGTTCGATTTCAAGGGCAAGAACTTTTTGACCACGTTGGTGGATTTGCCCTTCTCGGTATCGCCCGTGGTCTCGGGGTTGATTTTCGTGCTGCTGTTCGGGGCGCAGGGCTGGTTTGGCCCCTGGCTTTCGGCCAACGACTTCAAAATCATCTTCGCGGTGCCGGGAATTGTGCTGGCGACCGTGTTCGTCACCTTTCCGTTTATCGCCCGCGAACTGATTCCGCTGATGCAGGAGCAGGGAACAGAGCAGGAGGAGACGGCCCTGGTACTCGGTGCAAGCGGCTGGCAGGCCTTCTGGCGGGTCACCCTGCCCAATATCAAGTGGGCTTTGCTTTACGGGGTGATCCTCTGCAACGCCCGGGCGATGGGCGAATTCGGCGCCGTCTCGGTGGTCTCGGGCCACATCCGCGGACAAACCAACACGATGCCCCTGCACGTTGAGATCCTCTACAACGAGTACAACTTCGTGGGCGCCTTCGCGGTCGCCTCGCTGCTGGCACTGCTGGCGCTGGTCACCCTGGTGCTCAAGAGCCTCGTCGAGTGGAAATCGGCCCACCCAACCGAGCGTTGA
- a CDS encoding DUF2490 domain-containing protein encodes MAGSIAQLKAALVTLAALLGLGLLHTPSVLAQSAADLVEDFQLWTRLTLRGRFEGSPTRWGFEIENRLRNGAREQRQLLVRPYVGLTVSDKFTVNLGFANFFTWPTQGNNITVETRLFQDFIYAFRVDNLTIGQRIRLEERWIEGASAVSLRARYRLQLQHPLDAEKRWLVNVSDELFYNLNTPTNGPVGGFEQNRAIFSIIHKLNAQLSLEVGYQGNFNNRPAPRADQFDHDLLVYFTYDFDGR; translated from the coding sequence ATGGCCGGGTCCATTGCCCAGCTGAAGGCCGCTTTGGTAACGCTCGCCGCCCTACTTGGGCTCGGCTTGCTCCACACCCCGTCTGTCCTCGCCCAGTCCGCCGCCGACTTGGTCGAGGACTTTCAACTCTGGACCCGGCTTACCCTCAGGGGTCGCTTCGAAGGCAGTCCGACCCGCTGGGGTTTTGAGATCGAAAACCGGCTGCGCAACGGTGCGCGCGAACAGCGCCAACTGCTCGTCCGTCCCTACGTCGGGCTGACAGTAAGCGACAAATTCACGGTCAACCTGGGCTTTGCGAACTTTTTTACCTGGCCCACCCAGGGCAACAACATCACCGTCGAGACGCGGCTTTTTCAGGATTTTATCTACGCCTTCCGGGTGGACAATCTGACCATCGGCCAGCGCATCCGGCTGGAGGAGCGCTGGATCGAAGGGGCTTCGGCCGTCTCGCTGCGCGCCCGCTACCGGCTGCAGCTGCAACATCCGCTCGACGCCGAGAAGCGCTGGCTGGTCAATGTCAGCGACGAATTGTTCTACAACCTCAACACGCCCACCAACGGCCCCGTGGGAGGCTTCGAGCAAAACCGGGCCATCTTCTCGATCATCCACAAGCTCAATGCGCAGTTGAGTCTGGAAGTAGGCTACCAGGGCAACTTCAACAACCGCCCCGCCCCCCGCGCCGACCAGTTCGACCACGATTTGCTGGTCTACTTCACCTACGACTTCGACGGTCGCTAA
- a CDS encoding CopG family ribbon-helix-helix protein: MAKESVTFRVEAGLLASVDELARLFERDRSWVLNEAIRVYIREQQAQLERLDEGIAQAERGEFATQPQIDELFRQIRALP; this comes from the coding sequence ATGGCCAAAGAATCGGTGACCTTCAGAGTGGAGGCGGGATTGCTCGCCTCGGTGGACGAACTGGCGCGGCTATTTGAGCGCGACCGCTCCTGGGTGCTCAACGAAGCCATCCGCGTCTACATCCGCGAGCAACAAGCCCAACTGGAACGCCTCGACGAAGGCATTGCCCAGGCTGAAAGGGGCGAGTTTGCTACCCAGCCACAAATTGACGAACTATTTCGCCAGATCCGCGCGCTGCCTTGA
- a CDS encoding type II toxin-antitoxin system RelE/ParE family toxin, translating into MQEYKAQAQTSGTGGEMLRRVEGVVLRLADFPNSGRPGRRPGIRELVVPRTPYIVEYRVEADAVVVVSVRRGGTPYDLQPEDLN; encoded by the coding sequence TTGCAGGAATACAAAGCGCAGGCACAGACTTCCGGGACGGGGGGCGAAATGTTGCGCAGAGTTGAGGGTGTCGTTTTGCGGCTGGCCGATTTTCCAAACTCCGGCCGCCCCGGCCGCAGGCCCGGCATCCGCGAACTGGTGGTACCGCGCACGCCTTATATTGTCGAGTACCGCGTCGAGGCCGATGCGGTGGTCGTCGTGAGCGTGCGCCGCGGGGGTACACCCTACGATCTGCAACCCGAAGATTTGAACTGA
- a CDS encoding SBBP repeat-containing protein: MLCPSRRSLPALLALLVFVFANPPLLWAAPTPAAVPPPKTPAPLQATLELQANQNYGRLPVSFEPNVGQTDERVKFLARAGGHRVFLMPAEAVFVPGSRPKRNLPKLDARPQSGPTQLEASGPASVVRMELVGANRDALMEGLSPLPGKVNYLKGNNPKQWRTNIGTYGRVRVQAVYRGIDLVYHSDNGRLEYDFVVAPGANPGRIRLRFGGGQKVLIDKDGALVVKTQVGEVRQPRPVVYQRFGAGRRVVPGQYVQSNDKTVGFQLGRYDRTRPLVIDPTLAYSTYLGGNDYDFGTSIAVDGAGNAYVTGYTYSTNFPAANALQPTIKGTNDVFVSKLNASGNALVYSTYLGGSDDDDYTGIAVDEAGNAYVEGNTASTNFPTANALQLTNKGKSDVFVSKIDISKPNITGFSPTSGAIGTAVTVTGVGFANATRVDFANQTPAPFTIVSDNEIVATVNAGSKTGKIVVLVPNGRTSSPTKFTVTP, encoded by the coding sequence ATGCTTTGCCCATCGAGGCGCTCCCTTCCGGCGTTGTTGGCTTTGCTGGTGTTCGTTTTCGCCAACCCGCCATTGCTGTGGGCTGCGCCCACCCCTGCCGCCGTCCCGCCGCCCAAAACGCCAGCTCCCCTGCAAGCGACCCTTGAACTGCAGGCGAATCAGAACTACGGCCGACTGCCTGTCAGCTTCGAGCCCAACGTCGGCCAGACCGACGAGCGGGTGAAGTTCCTGGCGCGCGCCGGTGGCCACCGCGTCTTCTTGATGCCCGCCGAGGCCGTTTTCGTCCCGGGCAGCAGGCCGAAGCGCAATCTGCCCAAACTCGACGCCCGCCCGCAATCCGGCCCGACGCAGCTGGAGGCGTCCGGACCCGCTTCGGTGGTGCGCATGGAACTGGTGGGGGCCAATCGCGATGCGCTCATGGAGGGTTTGTCGCCGCTGCCCGGCAAGGTCAATTACCTCAAAGGCAACAACCCGAAGCAATGGCGCACGAACATTGGCACCTACGGCCGGGTGCGGGTGCAGGCGGTCTACCGCGGCATCGATCTGGTCTACCACAGCGACAACGGCCGGCTGGAGTATGACTTCGTGGTGGCACCGGGGGCAAATCCGGGTCGGATCCGCTTGCGTTTCGGCGGCGGGCAGAAGGTACTCATCGACAAAGACGGCGCCCTGGTGGTGAAGACGCAAGTGGGGGAGGTGCGCCAGCCCAGGCCCGTCGTCTATCAGCGGTTCGGCGCCGGACGCCGAGTGGTGCCGGGGCAGTACGTGCAGTCGAACGACAAGACGGTGGGCTTCCAATTGGGCCGCTACGACCGCACTCGGCCGTTGGTGATCGACCCGACGCTGGCCTACTCCACTTATCTAGGGGGCAATGACTATGATTTTGGCACTAGCATCGCGGTGGATGGGGCAGGCAACGCCTATGTGACCGGGTACACTTATTCCACCAACTTTCCGGCTGCCAACGCCCTGCAGCCCACAATCAAGGGCACCAACGATGTCTTCGTCAGCAAGTTGAACGCCTCGGGCAATGCCCTGGTCTACTCCACCTACCTGGGAGGCAGTGACGATGATGATTACACTGGCATCGCGGTGGACGAGGCGGGCAATGCCTATGTCGAAGGGAACACTGCCTCCACCAACTTTCCGACCGCCAACGCCCTGCAGCTGACCAACAAGGGCAAATCCGACGTCTTCGTCAGCAAGATAGACATCTCAAAACCGAACATCACCGGTTTCTCCCCGACTTCCGGAGCGATAGGCACCGCCGTCACCGTCACCGGCGTCGGCTTTGCCAATGCCACCCGCGTCGATTTCGCCAACCAGACGCCAGCCCCGTTCACCATCGTCTCCGACAACGAGATCGTCGCCACGGTCAACGCCGGTTCCAAGACCGGCAAGATCGTCGTCTTGGTGCCTAACGGCCGCACCTCCAGCCCCACCAAGTTCACCGTCACCCCCTAA
- the rlmN gene encoding 23S rRNA (adenine(2503)-C(2))-methyltransferase RlmN: MTTPLLGQSAEELRIWVESQGQPAYRAQQLHRWLYQRGVRSLMEITDWPKAWREQVHSVPVGRSQVVRQSAAADGTIKYLLAGADGETVETVGIPAAERLTVCVSSQVGCPMACRFCATGQSGFARNLGVHEIVDQVLTVQEGFGRRVSHVVFMGMGEPLLNLGAVVQALRVLNGDIGIGQRQITVSTVGVPGQIRRLGTYKLQITLAVSLHAPNQDLRLKLIPTAQHYPIEELLEDCRDYVETTNRRVSFEYTLLAGINDEPHHARELAAILRGFQSHVNLIPYNPIEGVEYERPGEARVRAFERELVRHKIAASVRHTRGLEEAAACGQLRRRSLSGEAQSASTRA; this comes from the coding sequence ATGACTACACCTTTGCTTGGCCAGAGCGCCGAGGAACTGCGCATCTGGGTTGAATCCCAGGGCCAGCCTGCCTACCGCGCCCAACAGTTGCACCGTTGGCTTTACCAGCGGGGGGTGCGCTCGCTGATGGAGATTACCGACTGGCCCAAGGCGTGGCGCGAACAGGTGCACTCGGTGCCGGTGGGCCGCTCGCAGGTCGTGCGCCAAAGCGCTGCCGCCGACGGCACGATCAAGTACCTGCTTGCGGGGGCCGACGGCGAAACCGTCGAGACCGTGGGTATTCCGGCCGCCGAGCGGCTGACGGTCTGCGTTTCGTCGCAGGTGGGTTGTCCCATGGCCTGCCGCTTCTGCGCCACCGGCCAATCCGGTTTTGCCCGCAACCTGGGTGTGCACGAGATCGTCGATCAGGTGCTCACGGTGCAGGAGGGTTTCGGCCGCCGGGTGAGCCACGTTGTCTTCATGGGCATGGGTGAGCCGCTGTTGAACCTGGGAGCGGTGGTGCAGGCCCTCCGGGTGCTCAATGGCGACATCGGCATCGGCCAGCGGCAGATCACCGTCTCGACGGTGGGAGTACCGGGCCAGATTCGGCGGCTTGGAACCTACAAGCTGCAGATCACCCTGGCGGTGAGCCTGCACGCCCCCAATCAGGATCTGCGTCTCAAACTCATCCCAACCGCCCAGCACTATCCGATCGAGGAGCTGCTCGAAGACTGCCGCGACTATGTCGAGACGACCAACCGCCGGGTGAGCTTCGAGTACACGCTACTAGCCGGTATCAACGACGAGCCGCACCACGCCCGCGAACTGGCGGCGATTTTGCGCGGCTTCCAATCCCACGTCAATTTGATTCCTTACAACCCGATCGAAGGGGTCGAGTACGAGCGGCCGGGCGAGGCACGGGTGCGCGCTTTTGAGCGCGAACTTGTCCGCCACAAGATTGCCGCGAGCGTGCGGCACACCCGCGGTCTAGAGGAAGCGGCGGCCTGCGGCCAACTCAGGCGGCGCAGCCTGAGCGGCGAGGCGCAATCGGCGAGCACTCGCGCCTGA
- a CDS encoding CO2 hydration protein: MYDQKGSSHPLGKVILRMEAGGALLPDGSDNLMEVVGVLKSYGVVLDAYWRNLLYIADRQFLVFFPFFKYFNGKVSLPKLLDHWAHQRINYEFSEYCMKAMLWHGAAKLDAYLDSPAFAERAERAIRAKIKFNPAAGLLHRIFPDFLPEWARQSCYYSVLGQFWRVMSPMFLILSDRYDRGEIRSIPDVVAHIKDGLVEAANLPLTYAVDIRGEHYELIPAEAGLHFLMDAAVPYVEAVFFRSFPFMGTVSYNAQAGQISENQADFNYGALYADPLPIGGSGIPPTLLMQDMKQHLPKYLREYYLGSLRGEEDMRVQICVSFQKSMFCVTTAAMLGLAPYPIDTDGPDQQRANRAYLENWMDRLMHSRLPAFN, translated from the coding sequence ATGTACGACCAGAAAGGCTCTTCCCATCCCCTCGGCAAGGTGATCTTGCGGATGGAGGCGGGCGGGGCGCTCCTGCCCGACGGTTCCGACAACCTGATGGAGGTGGTCGGTGTCCTCAAAAGCTACGGCGTGGTGCTCGACGCCTACTGGCGCAACCTGCTCTACATCGCCGATCGCCAGTTTCTGGTCTTCTTTCCGTTTTTCAAGTATTTCAACGGCAAGGTGAGCCTGCCGAAGCTGCTCGATCACTGGGCCCACCAGCGAATTAATTACGAATTTTCTGAGTACTGCATGAAGGCGATGCTCTGGCACGGGGCCGCCAAACTCGACGCCTACCTGGACAGCCCCGCCTTTGCCGAGCGGGCCGAGCGGGCGATCCGCGCCAAGATCAAGTTCAACCCGGCCGCCGGGCTGTTGCACCGCATATTCCCGGATTTCCTGCCGGAGTGGGCGCGCCAGAGCTGTTACTACAGCGTGCTGGGGCAGTTCTGGCGGGTGATGAGCCCGATGTTTCTGATCCTTTCCGACCGCTACGACCGGGGTGAGATCCGCTCGATTCCCGACGTGGTGGCCCACATCAAAGACGGTCTGGTGGAGGCGGCGAATCTGCCCCTTACCTACGCGGTCGATATTCGCGGCGAGCACTACGAACTGATTCCGGCCGAGGCCGGACTGCACTTTTTGATGGACGCCGCGGTGCCCTACGTCGAAGCGGTTTTCTTCCGCTCGTTTCCGTTTATGGGCACGGTCTCCTACAACGCCCAGGCGGGCCAAATTTCCGAAAATCAGGCCGATTTCAACTACGGCGCGCTCTACGCCGATCCGCTTCCCATCGGCGGCTCGGGCATTCCGCCGACGCTGTTGATGCAGGACATGAAGCAGCACCTGCCCAAGTACCTGCGCGAGTATTACCTGGGCAGCCTGCGCGGCGAAGAAGACATGCGGGTGCAAATCTGCGTGAGCTTCCAAAAATCGATGTTCTGTGTCACCACCGCCGCCATGCTGGGTCTTGCCCCCTACCCAATCGATACCGACGGACCTGATCAGCAGCGGGCCAACCGCGCCTATCTTGAAAACTGGATGGACCGGCTAATGCATTCTCGGCTGCCGGCGTTCAACTGA
- a CDS encoding NADH-quinone oxidoreductase subunit M, whose amino-acid sequence MLSLLVWLPILGAAVVGCWPAGVSAVWPRRIALLVASLGLVLSAVLAFQYNPADGGLQFREFVPWMTSLGLSYELGIDGLSLPLLLLNAFLVWIAIFSSDENVQRPRLYYALLLLLCGGVVGAFATQNALLFFLFYELELIPLYLLIAIWGGPRRNYAATKFLLYTAISGIMVLVAFFGLAGLAGIANYSYEVLAAHNLPLATQFLLLGAVLVAFGIKIPLVPFHTWLPDAHVEASTPVSLLLAGVLLKLGTYGLLRFGLGFFPEAWSVAAPWLAGWAVVSVLYGCLTAIAQKDMKKMVAYSSIGHMGYILLAAAAATPLSLLGAVAQMVSHGLISGLLFLLVGVVYKKTGTRDIDVLCGLLAPERGLPFVGSLMILAVMASAGIPSMVGFVAEFIIFRASYAVFPVQTLLCILGTGLTAVYLLILINRAFFGRLPAQFANLPQVRWSERLPGLAIALLVVFLGLQPQWLVRWSEATTAALVAERPALADALPAKAERTHTVAVRRAPTP is encoded by the coding sequence ATGCTCAGTTTGCTGGTCTGGTTGCCTATCCTGGGAGCGGCGGTGGTCGGTTGCTGGCCCGCCGGCGTATCGGCTGTCTGGCCGCGCCGGATTGCTCTGTTGGTGGCGTCTTTAGGGTTGGTGCTCTCGGCGGTCCTTGCCTTCCAGTACAATCCGGCCGACGGCGGGCTGCAATTTCGCGAATTTGTCCCCTGGATGACCTCGCTGGGTCTGTCCTACGAACTGGGCATCGACGGGTTGTCGCTGCCGCTGTTGCTGCTGAATGCCTTTTTGGTCTGGATAGCGATCTTCAGCAGCGACGAGAACGTCCAGCGCCCGCGCCTCTACTATGCGCTTTTGCTGCTTTTGTGCGGCGGGGTGGTGGGGGCTTTCGCCACCCAGAACGCACTGTTGTTTTTCTTGTTCTACGAACTGGAACTGATTCCGCTCTATTTGCTGATAGCCATCTGGGGTGGACCCCGGCGCAACTACGCCGCCACCAAGTTTTTGCTCTATACCGCCATCTCGGGGATCATGGTTTTGGTGGCGTTCTTCGGCCTGGCGGGTCTGGCGGGCATCGCCAATTATTCCTACGAAGTGCTGGCTGCCCACAATCTGCCCCTGGCCACCCAGTTTCTGCTGTTGGGGGCGGTGCTCGTCGCTTTTGGCATCAAGATTCCGCTCGTGCCTTTTCACACCTGGCTGCCGGACGCCCACGTCGAGGCGAGCACCCCGGTGTCGCTGCTGCTGGCGGGGGTGCTCCTCAAGCTCGGAACCTACGGCTTGTTGCGTTTTGGCCTGGGCTTTTTCCCCGAGGCCTGGAGTGTCGCAGCGCCCTGGCTTGCCGGTTGGGCGGTGGTGAGCGTCCTTTACGGCTGTCTGACGGCCATCGCCCAGAAGGACATGAAGAAAATGGTGGCCTACAGTTCGATCGGGCACATGGGCTATATTCTGCTCGCCGCCGCCGCCGCAACGCCTTTGAGTTTGCTGGGGGCGGTCGCCCAGATGGTGAGCCACGGCCTCATCTCGGGGCTGTTGTTTTTGCTGGTGGGGGTGGTCTACAAAAAAACCGGCACCCGCGACATCGACGTGTTGTGCGGTCTGCTGGCCCCGGAGCGCGGATTGCCCTTTGTCGGCAGCCTGATGATCTTGGCCGTGATGGCCTCCGCGGGCATCCCGAGCATGGTGGGCTTCGTGGCCGAATTCATCATCTTCCGGGCGAGCTACGCGGTTTTCCCGGTGCAGACCTTGCTGTGCATCCTCGGGACCGGCCTCACGGCGGTCTACCTGCTGATCTTGATCAACCGCGCCTTTTTTGGCCGTCTGCCGGCCCAGTTTGCCAACCTGCCGCAGGTGCGCTGGTCGGAGCGACTGCCGGGTCTGGCCATCGCCCTGCTGGTCGTCTTTTTGGGCCTGCAACCGCAGTGGCTGGTCCGCTGGAGTGAAGCGACCACCGCCGCCCTCGTCGCCGAGCGGCCCGCCCTGGCGGACGCGCTGCCCGCTAAAGCCGAGCGCACCCACACCGTCGCGGTGCGCCGCGCCCCTACCCCCTAA